One genomic segment of Besnoitia besnoiti strain Bb-Ger1 chromosome VII, whole genome shotgun sequence includes these proteins:
- a CDS encoding hypothetical protein (encoded by transcript BESB_076240): MKRSRCVGGCLCFLLFYGGTVFVGTSHGLGLAVAALADSPSHSRSSAVTRDSEDRFRHGPSLVELPGASAAPSVQRATTHGESEKDGPLKMANQSQPRRSKMETANSRAKAGPCSGSHASTQKDRPMAAEKDTKKGKASTACGLHASLRQLPQESASPETQHLHAEESRSKDETEEHQGRDRAALNIATKEGRKSMPKPSNDAEQAVVYVPLVHVFPIFMTPSQRWSAERFAQMVSRGSLLAFAGFEPLY; this comes from the coding sequence ATGAAACGCTCACGGTGTGTAGGCGGGTGTCTGTGCTTTCTGCTCTTTTATGGAGGAACGGTTTTTGTTGGAACTTCCCACGGTCTGGGGCTGGCGGTAGCTGCGCTGGCGGATTCACCGAGTCATtctcgctcctccgccgtgACGCGCGACTCGGAAGACCGTTTTCGGCATGGACCTTCACTGGTGGAGCTGCCTGGTGCCTCGGCCGCACCGTCTGTGCAGCGCGCCACCACGCACGGGGAGTCGGAGAAGGATGGACCTTTGAAGATGGCGAATCAGTCCCAGCCGAGAAGATCGAAGATGGAAACTGCGAACTCTCGAGCGAAGGCAGGCCCCTGTTCTGGCTCTCATGCGTCTACACAGAAAGACCGTCCGATGGCAGCAGAAAAAGACACGAAAAAAGGAAAGGCGTCCACGGCGTGTGGACTGCAtgcctcgctgcggcagcttccGCAAGAGAGCGCAAGTCCCGAAACGCAGCATCTGCATGCGGAAGAGAGCCGGAGTAAGGACGAAACAGAAGAACACCAAGGGCGTGACCGGGCGGCGCTGAACATCGCGACAAAAGAAGGTCGGAAGTCGATGCCTAAGCCCTCGAACGACGCAGAGCAAGCCGTCGTTTATGTTCCGCTTGTGCATGTGTTTCCGATTTTTATGACTCCGTCACAGCGCTGGAGTGCAGAACGATTCGCTCAGATGGTGAGCAGGGGGTCTCTTCTTGCTTTCGCTGGGTTTGAGCCTCTCTACTGA
- a CDS encoding histone lysine demethylase JMJD6b (encoded by transcript BESB_076250), giving the protein MNEIKEPSSAGAARTPGKKKSDKKKRPRRVLTKHPFGLLPSGNAFFLSAVVPREPSLGSLADLDDGSLLVFLSTLAEFLPLSSLLSLSCVSKFMLAALLDEELWQTLLLTRFHGGRGAHLPGASAGYACVVSGGPSARENGETGKPETCGDDGETAGSSKGGENAATTPGAEGGASSFSSAEKQDTKPDGAASAACEWKWRGTWKRSYICAERQRLRGLSPTGASSLSSSASSPSLPSERATGACNAEENSIETSQREEKALLPVLQGVCSDTLYQRWLCATVDVSSLYYKDRDTLERVSAKELSVEDFVERYEKPNKPVVVTDLVPQWKAFGKWNEAYFRRHFSRVRFNAGAASDLPLETFYDYAHANIDEAPLFIFDPNFGESTRVAISSSSSTSLVPSSVSSVSPGSSDAERPAQGNRAEGAMKETMPPSHNAREDVRSLAEDYEVPPYFADDRDLFACLGKRRPNFRKVPRSSFVCFLWLLVGNARSGSKWHVDPNQTSAWNAVVKGRKRWIFLPPDTPPPGVFPSADGGEVTQPVSLVEWMMNYYFDALHAPGFPYTGGVAPIEGSVSAGELVFVPQGWWHCVLNEEDDTIAVTQNFVSATFLQNVRTFLHHKTDQISGAEASACDGAQDEKKRKEEEGDGGGSFWKRLKKKSRTVVVGREAA; this is encoded by the exons ATGAATGAGATCAAAGAACcgagctccgcgggcgcggcccgCACCCcgggaaagaagaaaagcgacAAGAAGAAacgtccgcgccgcgtgctcACGAAACATCCTTTCGGG CTCCTGCCCTCCGGAAACGCGTTCTTTCTCTCGGCGGTGGTGCCTCGGGAGCCATCGCTCGGCTCGCTCGCGGACCTCGACGACGGCTCGTtgctcgtttttctctccacgCTGGCGGAATTcctgccgctctcctcgctcctctcgctctcgtgcGTCTCGAAGTTCATGCTCGCCGCTCTGCTTGATGAAGAACTGTGGCAGACTCTTCTCCTCACGCGCTTCCAcggggggcgaggcgcccatctcccgggcgcgagcgcgggctacgcctgcgtcgtctccggcggcCCTTCTGCACGCGAAAACGGCGAAACTGGAAAACCCGAAACTtgcggagacgacggcgaaacCGCGGGAAGCAGCAAGGGAGGAGAGAATGCAGCGACCACGCctggcgcggagggaggcgcgtcttccttctcctcggctgAGAAGCAGGACACGAAACCCGATGGAGCTGCCTCGGCTGCATGCGAGTGGAAGTGGCGAGGCACCTGGAAGCGCTCGTACATCTGCgcggagcgacagcggcTCCGAGGCCTGAGCCCAACCggtgcctcctctctctcttcttctgcttcttctccttcgttgCCTTCTGAGAGGGCAACGGGGGCCTGCAACGCGGAAGAGAACTCGATCGAAACTTCGCaacgcgaggagaaagcgcTGCTGCCTGTCCTCCAAGGCGTTTGCTCAGACACGCTGTACCAGCGCTGGCTGTGCGCAACTGTCGACGTCAGCAGCTT GTATTATAAGGATCGCGACACTCTGGAGAGAGTCTCGGCGAAGGAGCTCAGCGTGGAGGACTTCGTTGAGCGCTACGAGAAGCCTAACAAACCTGTGGTTGTGACGG ATCTAGTGCCTCAGTGGAAGGCTTTCGGCAAATGGAACGAGGCCTATTTTCGACGACATTTCAGCCGCGTGCGCTTCAACGCTGGAGCGG CCTCCGACCTGCCTCTGGAGACGTTCTACGACTACGCGCACGCCAACATCGATGAAGCGCCACTCTTCATCTTTGACCCGAATTTCGGGGAATCAACTCGAGTGGCCATCTCTTCTTCTAGTTCTACTTCTTTAGTGCCTTCTTCtgtttcttctgtctccccTGGCTCGAGTGACGCGGAGCGGCCTGCGCAAGGAAATCGTGCTGAGGGCGCTATGAAGGAAACCATGCCTCCGTCTCACAACGCACGTGAGGACGTGCGGTCGCTTGCAGAGGACTACGAAGTCCCGCCTTACTTCGCAGACGACCGCGATCTattcgcctgcctcggcaAACGCCGCCCGAACTTCAGGAAAGTGCCTCGCTCGTctttcgtctgcttcct GTGGCTGCTGGTGGGCAACGCGCGCTCGGGCTCCAAATGGCACGTCGATCCGAACCAGACGAGCGCGTGGAACGCAGTAGTTAAGGGGAGAAAGAGGTGGATTTTCCTCCCTCccgacacgccgccgccaggcgttTTTCCGtcggcagacggcggcgaagtcACGCAGCCGGTCTCGCTCGTCGAGTGGATGATGAACTACTACTTCGATGCGCTCCACGCGCCTGGCTTCCCCTACACAG GCGGCGTGGCTCCCATCGAAGGGTCCGTCTCGGCGGGCGAGTTGGTCTTTGTGCCGCAGGGTTGGTGGCATTGCGTGTTgaacgaggaagacgacacgATCGCCGTCACTCAAAACTTCGTGTCGGCGACCTTCTTGCAAAACGTGCGCACCTTTCTTCACCACAAAACAGACCAAATCTCCG gcgcggaggcgagcgcgtgcgacggcgcacaggatgaaaagaagagaaaagaagaggaaggagacggcggcggcagcttctGGAAGagactgaagaagaagagccgcaCGGTGGTCGTggggcgcgaggctgccTAG